A region from the Gemmatimonadota bacterium genome encodes:
- a CDS encoding FAD-binding oxidoreductase, giving the protein MAVDREWTDLARMNTQSAQIVVVGGGIYGAATAWELARRGREVALLEGSTFASGASGGAGQRGVRANGRDLRELPLMRQAYTRWPHLEAELDAPTGYQRCGQLLLYERHHDIPAAQVRAAVQTGLGIPTSHLDAQAVHALEPGLAEGILGALHCPLDGVADHTATTLAYTWAAQREGAAAIEGARVTDVVLEGSRARAVQLEDGGRIEVGETLLLLANAGVAPLLEAVWGLVLPVWTVLPQAVFTEPVSPPPFRHLIGHAHRPLALKMTPAGEVMMSGGWRGRWNPERGAGETTPETVAGNVAQAVAVFPSLGGVRVASAWADRPETICIDGIPVIDRTPGTENVLFATGWTGHGWAIAPAVAPLLAEWAVSGTTPRALESFGLDRFEIG; this is encoded by the coding sequence GTGGCGGTCGACCGGGAGTGGACCGATCTTGCGCGCATGAACACGCAGAGCGCGCAGATCGTCGTGGTCGGAGGCGGGATCTACGGGGCCGCCACCGCATGGGAGCTGGCTCGACGGGGCCGAGAAGTGGCGCTGTTGGAGGGGTCCACCTTCGCCAGCGGAGCGTCCGGCGGAGCCGGCCAGCGCGGCGTGCGGGCCAACGGCCGCGACCTGCGTGAGCTCCCGTTGATGCGGCAGGCATACACACGGTGGCCCCATTTGGAGGCCGAGCTGGACGCTCCCACCGGATATCAACGGTGTGGCCAGCTCCTGCTGTACGAGCGGCACCACGACATCCCCGCCGCACAGGTGCGGGCCGCCGTCCAGACAGGGCTGGGGATCCCCACCTCCCATCTGGACGCGCAGGCCGTGCACGCCCTGGAGCCCGGGCTGGCGGAGGGCATCCTGGGCGCCCTGCACTGCCCGCTCGACGGGGTCGCCGATCACACCGCGACTACACTGGCATACACCTGGGCGGCGCAGCGCGAAGGGGCCGCTGCGATCGAGGGCGCTCGCGTGACCGACGTCGTGCTCGAGGGCTCCCGAGCGCGCGCGGTGCAGCTCGAGGACGGCGGACGGATCGAGGTTGGCGAAACGCTGCTGCTCCTCGCCAACGCGGGGGTGGCTCCCCTCCTCGAGGCGGTCTGGGGCCTCGTTCTCCCGGTCTGGACCGTTCTGCCCCAGGCCGTCTTCACCGAGCCCGTCTCACCCCCGCCGTTTCGCCACCTGATCGGACACGCTCATCGTCCTCTGGCGCTCAAGATGACCCCCGCCGGCGAAGTCATGATGTCGGGCGGATGGCGCGGACGCTGGAACCCGGAACGGGGCGCAGGCGAGACCACCCCGGAGACCGTTGCCGGCAACGTCGCACAGGCGGTTGCGGTGTTCCCGTCGCTGGGCGGCGTACGGGTTGCGTCCGCCTGGGCCGACCGTCCGGAAACGATCTGCATCGACGGCATTCCCGTCATCGACCGCACGCCCGGCACCGAGAACGTCCTCTTCGCGACGGGGTGGACCGGCCACGGCTGGGCGATCGCTCCGGCCGTGGCACCGCTGCTGGCGGAGTGGGCGGTGAGCGGAACCACACCGCGCGCACTGGAGTCCTTCGGGCTGGACCGCTTCGAAATCGGCTGA